A region of the Columba livia isolate bColLiv1 breed racing homer chromosome 23, bColLiv1.pat.W.v2, whole genome shotgun sequence genome:
CCCCTCCTCACTGCTTCTACTCCCCATTTCCATAAGCATCTCCTCCCTGGCCCTCCCTCGCATGggttccagcagctcctcctggccCTGGCTCCTTTCCCTGCGGTTCCCGGCTGCCCTCCTTATCCCTGGCTGCGGTGACCCGGCCACATGGGTGCTCGGCCCCCCCGGATGCGGCCCGTGGGGCGCGGGTGTCGGGGCGGCCCAGGGGCGTGGCGGGTGGTGCCGTGATAACTGCGGGAGCCGTGCTGGGGCCGCAGGAGCAGCCGGCGTGGGTGAACGGGATGAGCCAAACACCCCCATCCTGAGCAGCCTGGCCCCAAGGCAGCAGCATGGGGTCTGGCGGTCCCCAACGCCTCCTCCGTGCGCTCTGCATCCTCTCGGTGCTGGCCGAGCATCTGCCCAGTGCAACAGCCCAGTGGTTTTACCCCCTGGGCGCAGAGGACACCACCCCGGATCCAAGCGTCAGCCCCGCGGCCCCCACGGCACCTGCTCTGGACGGGGAGGAAGGTAGGCATGGCGGGATGGGGGCACAGcctcccctgcaccccaggaaGGAGGAGGCACCTCCGGAGTAAGACTGGAAGGTGAGGTGTGGGATGCTGGGGTGCTGGTGACACCGCTGTGGCCGCAACAAACGCTGGGAACTGGGAGTGCTGTGCCACCCCGGTCcccctccagctctgctgcctcgCACCCCATCGCCCTTTTGCTCCTGCAGATGTTGGCAGCGTGGAGCCCCCCCGgaaggtgctgctgagcaaacCCCCGCTGGCGATGGCCCCCAGAGGCCGGCAGTCCCTTGCcaggggggcagcgaggggtcCGGGCCATGCCCTGCCGCGCAAGCGAGGCCAGGTGCTTTTTCCCAGGCAGCGTCCCCCCTGACTCCCCCAGCCCTCCTGAACCCCCCCAGCCGCTGCTGGGCCCCTCGCTGCGTCCTTCCCCTTATCTGTGCCCTGCTCCAGCCTCTGAGCCGCAGCTCAGCCGCCTCTGCCCCCTTGGAAAGGAGCCATGGCAGCTCCTGGTGTCCCCCAGCATGGTGCAGCCTCACGGCAGCACGGGAGCTCAGCTCCCACCCCCGGCTATGGGGTGCACATGGGACCCACGTACCCCCGgagtccccccagccccacgctgaGTGTTCCCTGTCTGTCCCAGCAGCACCGACCCACGGCTGCCCCAGAGATGTTCGAGGGGAGCGCAGAGGAAGAGGAGTTCCTGCAGATCCAGGTGGTGGAGGGGACCTGGTCCCCAGGGGCTGCAAAGGGCAGCCTGGGATAGGCACCCAGGCgaggggtgctgggggacacgggctggcagggcaggatggggacagtgCTGCGGGGGACGGGGACAGTGCTCGGGGGTCTCCCTCAACCTCTTCTCTGCACAGACGACGGCGAAAGGGCTGACCCAGCGGGTGCTCCTGGCCCCAGAGACAGATCCTGCCCTCCAGGTGAGCTGGGCACAGGGTGCCTGTGCTGGTCCCTGCAGCCGGGGCTCCTGTCCCCCACCTCACCACTCTCTCCCCCTCCAGATGCACAACAGGTCCAGCTGCGTCTGCCCCGTGCGCCCCGGCCCTCCTGGTCCAAAGGTGCAGTGTGTGTGCGTCCCCGGGAAGAGGCACAGGGACCACCTGGGACAAATCCCTTGGCTCTTTTGGCCCTTCAAAACCTTTTCTGCTTTGGATTTGGACTCTGGCTTCGGGGTCTGGGTTGGGAGGCCAGCAAATGGAAGCGCTGGAAGTCAGGAGCTGGGAGCCAGGCTCTGTCTTTTCCCgacagggagagaaaggcgACCGAGGGTTCCCGGGGGAGAGGGGCCAGCCCGGATTTTctggggagaaagggaagactGGCAGCCCAGGGCAGCCGGGTCACCAGGGTCCCCGGGGCCCCCCAGGTCCTCCAGGACCTCCGGGGCCCCCAGGACCACCCGGCACCTGGGGAGGCAGGAGCCCACCCATGGTCGCTGCGCTTCCCAGGGGATCAGAGAACGAGGTGAGTGCTGGGATGTGGACACGGGCAGGCGATGGCGGGTGGATGGGGGATGCTGGCACTGGCTGCGGTGCCTCTCCTTGGCTGGACCGGCAGGAATGGggagggctgggctgcagggctggaggagcaggcagcCCAAGGGAGGGGGACCAGGGAATGGGATGTTGCCATTCACTGactgctttctctttcctgtctCCCTCCAACCCAACACGCAGCTGGGAGcgtccagccctgcagggaacccaggacccccaggcccCCCTGGGCTGCCCGGCCAGCCTGGACCCCCAGGCTACCCAGGCCATGAAGGGCCCCCAGGGGTCCCTGGGCGGGATGGGAAGCTGGGACCCCCTGGCCCTCCAGGGCCTGTGGGACCACCCGGTTTCCCCGGGGCTGAAGGAGCTCCAGGGTCTCCAGGCTCAGCAGGGCCAGATGGACCCCCGGGggcaccaggactcccaggacCACAAGGCCCCCCCGGGGTACCTGGGCACGAAGGACCCCCTGGTCCCACTGGACCTGCAGCACTCCCTGGCAAACCCGGGCTCCGAGGGGAGCCAGGATTCCCTGGGTTAAAGGTAAAGGCTCCCTGTATATCCATATCCCTGGGGCCAGAGCAGAGCCAGCGGTGGCGGGGATGGAGCAGCTGGGTTCACTGGACCCTCACTCTGCCCCGGTGGGCTCTGGAGCTGCCCCAGTCCTGTGGCTGCGGGGATGGGAGAGACACAGGGTGCTGAGCCCCCCGTGCTCACCGCCCCACGCACCGTGTGCCGGCAGGGCGAGAAGGGCGAATACGGACTGCCAGGCATGCCAGGGAGCCCCGGCCGCACCGGGGAGATGGGCGCCCCTGGTGCGCCTGGTCCCATGGGGCCACCAGGGCCACCGGGGGACTACAGGGTGAGTAGGGggtcctggggctggggctgctcagggGTGAGGGGCAGCCCCCGTGTTCACCCCAACACGTCCTCTCTTTCCAGTGTGACTCGCGCCACGCAGGGCACCGGGAAACAGCTGGGCCACCGGGCCCCAAGgtgagctggggaagcagccaCCATGGGCGGTGGGGGCACAGGGATGGCATCGGCCATGGCTGCTCCCCAGTGTCAGCACCGAGACCAGACAGCCCTATGGCAGGTGTTACCCCATGGAGGGAGGCACAGCACTGTGCCAGGGGATTTGGGGGACCCGGGAACCCCTAGAGCTGGGGTGTCAATGGGacctctctgctttccttccagGGAGAAAAGGGCGACCCTGGAGAGCGGGTTTGTAGCCATGGGCACTGGCTTGGGGGAgttggctggggaggggacccatccccatccccacaccCTGAGTGTGAACCCCTGAACCCCATATGCTGCCTCtgctcccccccaccccttggtGCCAGGGCAGAACTTCTGCCTCACCTGGGTGGCACCAACAGTGTCCCCAAATGGGcattggggtgggggggcagcGAGTCACACCATCCCCTGGGGCACATGAAAACACACATGAAAACACACATGGAGCGTACGCACACGTGCACagccatgcacacacatgtgcacagccctgcacacacgtgtgcacagccatgcacacacatgtgcacagccatgcacacacgtgtgcacagcCGCGCATGCAGCGCAGACCCATCCCCACCACCCAGCGCAGACTCTGATCATGTCTCTCTCTGTGCCTCACCCAGGGGTGCTGCTACGGGGAACACGGGTGCAAACCGGGCCACCTCCCCTTCCCCGGCACCggcagccagcccagctcctgggcGCCCATCAGCGGGTACCAAACGGTGAGTCCTCTGGGCTCATTGAACCCCATCATGGTGAGGGGTGTTCAGGGACCCCAGACTGGCCGTGGGgaccctgcagctggagcccagGCAGCCCCACAGGTCTCAGAGCCCTGGCTGGGGTGAAGGATGGAGGAATGGAAGACAGAGAGGGGGAGGACTGAGAGGGGGAGGATGGAGATCAGCCTTcatcttccctctttctctgcagggCGGCAAAGAGGAGCCAGAGATTTATGGAGCGATCATCCCCCATGTGAGAAACGCTGCCTGGCTCCCGTTGGCCCGCTGCCCTGGCCCAGGGAGGGATGAGGGACAGCAATGGGGT
Encoded here:
- the LOC102091719 gene encoding collagen alpha-1(XVIII) chain — translated: MGSGGPQRLLRALCILSVLAEHLPSATAQWFYPLGAEDTTPDPSVSPAAPTAPALDGEEDVGSVEPPRKVLLSKPPLAMAPRGRQSLARGAARGPGHALPRKRGQHRPTAAPEMFEGSAEEEEFLQIQTTAKGLTQRVLLAPETDPALQMHNRSSCVCPVRPGPPGPKGEKGDRGFPGERGQPGFSGEKGKTGSPGQPGHQGPRGPPGPPGPPGPPGPPGTWGGRSPPMVAALPRGSENELGASSPAGNPGPPGPPGLPGQPGPPGYPGHEGPPGVPGRDGKLGPPGPPGPVGPPGFPGAEGAPGSPGSAGPDGPPGAPGLPGPQGPPGVPGHEGPPGPTGPAALPGKPGLRGEPGFPGLKGEKGEYGLPGMPGSPGRTGEMGAPGAPGPMGPPGPPGDYRCDSRHAGHRETAGPPGPKGEKGDPGERGCCYGEHGCKPGHLPFPGTGSQPSSWAPISGYQTGGKEEPEIYGAIIPHGLRGLPGNPGPPGPPGPPGAPGLLYFNRLYPSRAQQPCKQPAATDTGWAADADIPRTELPDSRADLQRQTWVFRSKELMLKSGSAVPEGSLVYVREGSSAFLRTPTGWSRLLLEDSESLFAGDDPSASTPQYQATKRAQMKGDNMGTPVLAQTHSLVQKQEGQGLPQILPTTIAPRIPSLRLAALNVPLAGDMSGVRGADLQCYRQSQEAQLYGTFRAFLSAPTQDLVSIVKRTDRTLPVVNLKGQLLAKSWSSLFNGQAGAVPRGPIYSFNGRNVLTDPLWPQRLAWHGSTPRGGHARRRDCQGWRSSGPGEGLAAPLGEGRLLAGQRHNCSQVLAVLCVEVAFPYRHMW